A genome region from Nocardia sp. NBC_00565 includes the following:
- a CDS encoding carbohydrate ABC transporter permease — MRTRPERVLPQPKGRGLRNRPWQDYALFLVLLGPNLALLTLFVYRPLADNIRLSFTDFNISDQFVNYIGFDNYTEWWGRDDSWQIVTNTVVFTLAAVVGSMVLGLALALLLDRKLFGRNVVRSTIFAPFVISGAAIGVAFQFIFDPSFGLIQDLLHRIGVDKVPDFYQDPHWALFMVTVTYIWKNLGYTFVIYLAALQGTRADLMEAAEMDGASRWTTFTKVLLPQLRPTTFFLSITVLLNSLQVFDIINVMTRGGPLGTGTTTMVYQVYEESFRNFRAGYGATVATIMFLVLLVITLIQVRIMDRGEQ; from the coding sequence GTGCGAACCAGACCGGAACGAGTGCTGCCCCAACCCAAGGGGCGTGGCCTGCGGAATCGGCCGTGGCAGGACTATGCGCTGTTCCTGGTGTTGCTCGGACCGAATCTCGCACTGCTGACGCTGTTCGTCTACCGCCCGCTGGCCGACAATATCCGGCTCTCGTTCACCGACTTCAACATCTCCGACCAGTTCGTGAACTACATCGGGTTCGACAACTACACGGAGTGGTGGGGCCGGGACGACTCCTGGCAGATCGTCACCAACACGGTGGTGTTCACGTTGGCCGCAGTGGTCGGCAGCATGGTGCTCGGCCTGGCGCTGGCACTGCTGCTCGACCGTAAGCTGTTCGGCCGCAATGTGGTCCGCTCGACCATCTTCGCGCCCTTCGTCATCTCCGGCGCGGCCATCGGCGTCGCGTTCCAGTTCATCTTCGATCCCAGCTTCGGCCTGATCCAGGATCTGCTGCACCGCATCGGCGTCGACAAGGTGCCCGACTTCTACCAGGACCCGCACTGGGCGCTGTTCATGGTGACGGTCACCTACATCTGGAAGAACCTCGGCTACACCTTCGTCATCTACCTGGCCGCGCTACAGGGCACCCGCGCCGATCTGATGGAGGCGGCCGAGATGGACGGCGCGAGCCGCTGGACCACCTTCACCAAAGTCCTATTGCCGCAACTGCGCCCGACGACGTTCTTCCTGTCCATCACGGTGCTGCTGAACTCGCTGCAGGTCTTCGACATCATCAACGTGATGACCCGCGGCGGGCCGCTCGGTACCGGTACCACGACCATGGTCTACCAGGTCTACGAAGAGTCCTTCCGCAATTTCCGGGCCGGGTACGGCGCGACCGTCGCCACCATCATGTTCCTCGTGCTGCTGGTCATCACGCTGATCCAGGTGCGCATCATGGATCGGGGCGAGCAGTGA
- a CDS encoding MlaE family ABC transporter permease: MSDAVDWTKAYWEDHPKRSLETFGRQITMGFAAVAELFVAIFRRRFPYREFIRQCAFMSSVAAAPTLLVAIPIGVIVSIQVGAVASQVGATSFIGAANGLGIIQQGAPLVTSLMIAGAVGSAITADLGSRTIREEIDAMRVMGVDPLRRLVAPRLGAAMLVSVLLCGFVVFVGFLTGYIFNIFAQNGTPGSYVGTFSSFAVTIDLLVALVKSLIFGLLAAIIACDTGLNTRGGPGGVANSVNSAVVSSAIMLFGVNLIITQIYNVLLPPQVV, translated from the coding sequence ATGAGTGATGCGGTCGATTGGACGAAGGCCTACTGGGAAGACCATCCGAAGCGCTCATTGGAGACCTTCGGTAGACAGATCACGATGGGGTTCGCTGCCGTCGCCGAGTTGTTCGTCGCGATATTCCGGCGTCGATTTCCCTATCGTGAGTTCATCCGGCAATGCGCCTTCATGTCCAGTGTCGCGGCGGCGCCAACCCTCCTGGTGGCTATCCCGATCGGCGTGATCGTCTCCATCCAGGTCGGCGCGGTCGCCAGCCAGGTCGGTGCGACCTCGTTCATCGGCGCGGCCAACGGTCTCGGCATCATCCAGCAGGGCGCGCCACTGGTCACCTCGCTGATGATCGCGGGCGCGGTCGGTTCGGCGATCACCGCCGATCTCGGTTCGCGCACCATCCGCGAGGAGATCGACGCGATGCGGGTGATGGGCGTGGATCCGCTGCGCCGCTTGGTCGCGCCTCGGCTCGGCGCAGCCATGCTGGTCAGCGTGTTGCTCTGTGGCTTCGTCGTTTTCGTCGGATTCTTGACCGGCTACATTTTCAATATTTTCGCGCAGAACGGCACCCCAGGTTCGTATGTCGGCACCTTCTCCTCGTTCGCCGTCACCATCGATCTTCTTGTCGCACTGGTGAAATCGTTGATCTTCGGGTTGCTCGCGGCGATCATCGCCTGTGATACCGGACTCAATACCCGCGGCGGTCCCGGTGGTGTCGCGAACTCGGTGAACTCGGCAGTTGTCAGTTCCGCCATCATGTTGTTCGGCGTGAACTTGATCATCACGCAGATCTACAACGTTCTCCTCCCCCCACAGGTGGTCTGA
- a CDS encoding ABC transporter substrate-binding protein: MSTSQFPALSRRGFIGLAGVLAAGTALTACAGSGGGGKQSGDANTITFWSNHPGTSKELETELINRFQAKYPDLKVNLVDAGKNYEEVSQKFNAALSGGELPDVVVLSDVWWFNYALNGTIEPLDAHFADAGVKLDDYIDSLAADYVFNGKHYALPYSRSTPLFYYNKDVWAKAGLPDRGPQSWPEFDEWGPKIQSVVGEGKLAHGWGDAKNYLAWTFQGPNWTFGGAYSDQWTLKFTDPKTIAAGQFLREMIHTKKYAGIKPQIAVDFGTGVIASTIASTGDLSGIQKNAEGKLEFGTAFLPHPNGPGVTTGGAGLAIPARISDQRKVNALKFIEFITNAANTAYFSQGTGYMPVRKSAQTDPSEVDFLAKNPKSKVAIEQLAVTKSQDYARVFVPGGDQIIGTGLEQIGLQNQDPATAFANVASQLQAIIDRQITPKLPK, translated from the coding sequence GTGTCCACTTCACAATTCCCCGCACTGTCGCGGCGCGGCTTCATCGGACTGGCCGGTGTGCTCGCCGCGGGTACCGCACTGACCGCGTGCGCGGGCAGCGGCGGTGGCGGCAAGCAGTCCGGCGACGCCAACACCATCACCTTCTGGTCGAATCACCCTGGCACCTCGAAGGAACTCGAGACCGAGCTGATCAACCGGTTCCAGGCCAAGTACCCGGACCTGAAGGTCAACCTGGTCGACGCGGGCAAGAACTACGAGGAGGTGTCGCAGAAGTTCAACGCGGCGCTCTCCGGTGGTGAGCTGCCCGATGTCGTTGTGCTCTCGGACGTCTGGTGGTTCAACTACGCACTCAACGGCACCATCGAACCGCTCGACGCGCACTTCGCCGACGCCGGGGTGAAGCTGGACGACTACATCGATTCGCTGGCCGCGGACTACGTATTCAACGGTAAGCACTACGCCCTGCCCTACTCCCGCTCGACGCCGCTGTTCTACTACAACAAGGACGTCTGGGCGAAGGCCGGGCTGCCGGACCGCGGCCCGCAGAGCTGGCCGGAGTTCGACGAGTGGGGGCCGAAGATCCAGTCGGTGGTCGGCGAGGGCAAGCTCGCGCACGGCTGGGGTGACGCCAAGAACTACCTGGCCTGGACCTTCCAGGGCCCGAACTGGACCTTCGGTGGCGCCTACTCCGATCAGTGGACGCTGAAGTTCACCGACCCGAAAACCATTGCGGCGGGCCAGTTCCTGCGCGAGATGATCCACACCAAGAAGTACGCCGGCATCAAGCCGCAGATCGCCGTCGATTTCGGCACCGGTGTCATCGCCTCCACCATCGCCTCCACCGGCGATCTGAGCGGCATCCAGAAGAACGCCGAGGGCAAGCTGGAATTCGGCACCGCGTTCCTGCCGCATCCCAACGGGCCCGGCGTCACCACCGGCGGTGCGGGCCTGGCGATTCCGGCGCGCATCTCCGATCAGCGGAAGGTGAACGCGCTCAAGTTCATCGAGTTCATCACCAATGCCGCCAATACCGCCTACTTCTCGCAGGGCACCGGATACATGCCGGTGCGCAAGTCGGCGCAGACCGATCCGAGCGAGGTCGACTTCCTGGCCAAGAACCCGAAGTCGAAGGTCGCCATCGAGCAGCTCGCGGTGACCAAGTCGCAGGATTACGCGCGGGTGTTCGTGCCGGGCGGCGACCAGATCATCGGCACCGGGCTGGAACAGATCGGTCTGCAGAATCAGGATCCGGCAACGGCTTTCGCCAATGTGGCCAGCCAGCTACAGGCGATCATCGATCGGCAGATCACGCCGAAGCTGCCCAAGTAA
- a CDS encoding L,D-transpeptidase codes for MHAALHTGTSTAPRRRALARRLRQGVLLSAAIAALGVSAVAPAQADPLGLGSGSSSSPVTDPGVQANFAPPSISPGDGETVGVAQPIIINFKDPVADHATAEQAIKITSSNPAPGYFYWFNDKQVRWRPNEFWPANTDVTVEAGGTRTAYKIGDAFITTADDDTHTITITRNGEEVMTMPTSMGRTKHETPNGTYFVGEQLRKMTMDSSTYGVPTTDPEGYKVEVEYATRISNSGIFVHAAPWSVAQQGVSNASHGCLNVSTENAKWFFENAKKGDPVIVQNTKGGTLNARDGYGDWNE; via the coding sequence ATGCATGCCGCTTTGCACACCGGGACGTCGACTGCTCCTCGTCGGAGAGCGCTAGCCCGCCGACTCCGGCAGGGCGTCCTATTGTCGGCGGCGATCGCCGCGCTCGGCGTCAGCGCCGTCGCGCCCGCGCAGGCCGATCCGCTCGGCCTCGGATCGGGCTCCTCGTCGTCGCCGGTCACCGATCCGGGCGTCCAGGCGAACTTCGCGCCGCCGAGCATCAGCCCCGGCGACGGTGAGACCGTCGGCGTCGCGCAGCCGATCATCATCAACTTCAAGGATCCGGTGGCCGATCACGCCACCGCCGAGCAGGCCATCAAGATCACCTCCTCGAATCCGGCGCCCGGATACTTCTACTGGTTCAACGACAAGCAGGTGCGCTGGCGGCCGAACGAGTTCTGGCCGGCCAACACCGATGTGACGGTTGAGGCGGGCGGTACCCGCACCGCGTACAAGATCGGCGACGCCTTCATCACCACCGCCGACGACGACACCCACACCATCACCATCACCCGCAACGGGGAAGAGGTGATGACGATGCCGACCTCGATGGGCAGGACCAAGCACGAGACCCCGAACGGCACTTACTTCGTCGGCGAGCAGCTGCGCAAGATGACCATGGATTCGTCCACCTACGGCGTGCCGACCACCGATCCCGAGGGCTACAAGGTCGAGGTCGAGTACGCCACCCGCATCTCCAACAGCGGCATCTTCGTGCACGCGGCCCCGTGGTCGGTTGCGCAGCAAGGTGTTTCGAACGCCAGCCACGGCTGCCTCAACGTGAGCACCGAAAACGCCAAGTGGTTCTTCGAGAACGCCAAGAAGGGCGATCCGGTCATCGTCCAGAACACCAAGGGCGGCACGCTCAACGCGCGTGACGGCTACGGCGACTGGAACGAGTGA
- the lppU gene encoding LppU family putative lipoprotein yields MSRQLISGRLATAIVAAVAVVAALSLAGCGNKISGNAQPAVQNGTIDAVSSTNTPRTSSAKPTSSGRPTTGARPSSGKPTATTSPSKGGNTDFQASVGDCVTLGGTTDNATIAKASCGSRASNYKVIGKAATSSQCVADRDSAYFETLNGAQQGAICLDIDWVVGGCMDISGEDPKRIDCTERVSQGVKVTNIEQGADDASVCGSSSGFEYPTRHFVVCVQNL; encoded by the coding sequence GTGTCTCGTCAACTGATCTCGGGTCGCCTAGCGACGGCGATCGTCGCCGCGGTCGCTGTGGTCGCCGCACTCTCGCTCGCGGGCTGCGGCAACAAAATCAGCGGCAACGCCCAGCCCGCGGTGCAGAACGGGACCATCGATGCGGTCTCGTCCACCAACACTCCGAGAACCTCATCCGCCAAGCCCACTTCGAGTGGGCGGCCGACGACCGGCGCCCGCCCGTCCTCCGGCAAGCCGACCGCGACCACCTCGCCGTCCAAGGGCGGCAACACCGACTTCCAGGCCAGTGTCGGTGACTGTGTCACCCTCGGCGGCACCACCGACAACGCCACCATCGCCAAGGCCTCGTGTGGCAGCCGGGCGTCGAACTACAAGGTGATCGGCAAGGCGGCGACCAGTTCGCAGTGCGTCGCCGACCGCGACTCCGCCTACTTCGAAACCCTCAACGGCGCGCAGCAGGGTGCGATCTGCCTGGATATCGATTGGGTCGTCGGCGGCTGCATGGATATCAGCGGTGAGGACCCCAAGCGCATCGACTGCACCGAACGGGTCAGCCAGGGTGTGAAGGTCACCAATATCGAGCAGGGCGCCGACGACGCCAGCGTCTGCGGTAGCAGCAGCGGGTTCGAGTACCCGACGCGGCATTTCGTGGTCTGCGTCCAGAATCTCTGA
- a CDS encoding cytochrome P450 translates to MAVAHALAAGIDFERYFRWRRAREGDPFYVRFPGFGAVLFTGTAEGAREIFRAPIDLLEPPRPNPIEPLVGSASLILAAGERHRRDRALLAPAFHGARIRAYGELIRDSAVGEISGSTSESSPAWRPGTRIDSRAAARAITLRVILEAVFGVDSHQRRAEYTAAVAEFLTAFSGPLMLVPALRHGLFGYAPWDRFVAARARLDELILADIARRRAVTDRHRGGADILGMLLTTSYDDGTSITDDDLCEQLRTLLVAGHETTATSLVWALFHLHREPEALARLHAELDSAGPDATPLELAGLPYLDAVCQETLRLHPTVPIVLRRLTAPFTLRGVALAAGDTMGVAVPLLHTDPAVWDPAVWSDPDLFRPERFIDRKYGPFEFAPFGGGHRRCVGASLADYELRVVLATILTRVRLRLAPRYARGRVPLAVPHNIATGPHRSIPFDVLA, encoded by the coding sequence ATGGCTGTCGCGCACGCGCTGGCGGCGGGCATCGATTTCGAGCGGTATTTCCGGTGGCGACGGGCGCGCGAGGGCGACCCGTTCTACGTCCGGTTCCCCGGTTTCGGTGCGGTGTTGTTCACCGGAACCGCCGAGGGCGCCCGCGAGATCTTTCGCGCACCGATCGACCTACTCGAACCGCCGCGGCCGAATCCGATCGAACCGCTGGTCGGGTCCGCCTCACTGATCCTGGCCGCGGGCGAACGGCACCGCCGCGATCGGGCACTGCTCGCACCCGCGTTTCACGGCGCCAGGATCCGCGCCTACGGCGAACTCATTCGCGACTCCGCCGTGGGCGAAATATCCGGCAGCACAAGCGAATCCAGCCCGGCCTGGCGACCTGGCACGCGCATCGACTCGCGTGCGGCGGCCAGGGCGATCACGCTGCGGGTGATTCTGGAGGCGGTTTTCGGGGTGGACAGCCACCAGCGCCGCGCCGAATACACCGCCGCGGTCGCGGAATTCCTCACCGCCTTCTCGGGGCCGCTGATGCTGGTCCCCGCGCTGCGCCACGGGCTGTTCGGATATGCGCCGTGGGATCGGTTCGTCGCGGCCCGCGCGCGGCTGGACGAGCTGATCCTGGCCGATATCGCGCGGCGAAGGGCGGTGACCGACCGGCACCGGGGCGGCGCCGACATTCTCGGCATGCTGCTGACGACCAGCTATGACGACGGCACCTCGATCACCGATGACGATCTGTGCGAACAACTGCGCACCCTGCTCGTCGCCGGGCACGAGACCACCGCGACCAGCCTGGTGTGGGCGCTGTTCCATCTACACCGGGAACCCGAAGCGCTGGCACGCCTGCACGCCGAACTGGACTCGGCGGGGCCGGACGCCACCCCGCTCGAGCTGGCCGGTCTGCCGTATCTGGACGCGGTCTGCCAGGAGACGCTGCGGCTGCATCCCACCGTGCCGATTGTCCTGCGCAGATTGACCGCGCCGTTCACGCTGCGCGGCGTCGCGCTCGCCGCGGGCGACACGATGGGGGTCGCGGTGCCGCTGCTCCACACCGATCCTGCGGTGTGGGATCCCGCGGTGTGGTCGGATCCGGACCTGTTCCGACCCGAGCGGTTCATCGATCGCAAATACGGGCCGTTCGAATTCGCGCCGTTCGGTGGCGGGCACCGGCGGTGTGTCGGGGCGTCACTGGCCGATTACGAACTGCGGGTCGTACTCGCCACGATCCTCACTCGGGTGCGGCTGCGGCTCGCGCCGCGCTACGCGCGGGGGCGGGTGCCGCTGGCGGTGCCACACAACATCGCGACCGGTCCGCATCGGTCGATTCCATTCGATGTACTGGCGTGA
- a CDS encoding serine protease, translating to MFSKLAKVANAAFAVALGAALLATGAGTADAAPGPPVVGGGSGIIIDNQFECTVTTVGYDGAGRLVGLTAGHCGDPGAQVYAETDRGAGVIGRFVYSNHDLDYAIIQFEPGKIIPVNRIGGVTITGIGGPAQFPMIVCKEGRTTGNTCGIAWGDVFGTNMETWSQMCVVEGDSGAPVVVGTTLVGMVNAYLAIACFGPEVGTNLSSIMGDINARGSVGAGFNPI from the coding sequence ATGTTCAGCAAACTCGCCAAGGTGGCCAACGCCGCCTTCGCCGTAGCTCTTGGTGCGGCGCTGCTCGCGACAGGGGCCGGGACCGCGGACGCCGCGCCGGGGCCTCCGGTCGTCGGCGGTGGGTCGGGGATCATCATCGATAACCAGTTCGAGTGCACCGTAACGACAGTCGGTTACGACGGCGCGGGTCGGTTGGTCGGATTGACCGCCGGACACTGCGGCGACCCGGGCGCTCAGGTGTACGCCGAGACTGATCGCGGCGCAGGCGTGATCGGCCGGTTCGTCTACTCCAACCACGATCTGGACTACGCCATCATCCAGTTCGAGCCGGGCAAGATCATCCCGGTCAACCGGATCGGCGGCGTCACCATCACCGGAATCGGCGGCCCTGCGCAGTTCCCGATGATCGTCTGCAAGGAAGGCCGCACCACCGGCAACACCTGCGGCATCGCCTGGGGTGACGTCTTCGGCACGAATATGGAGACCTGGTCGCAGATGTGCGTGGTGGAAGGCGATTCCGGCGCGCCGGTCGTCGTCGGCACCACACTGGTCGGCATGGTGAACGCCTACCTGGCGATCGCCTGCTTCGGCCCCGAGGTCGGCACCAATTTGAGCTCGATCATGGGCGATATCAACGCCCGTGGCAGCGTGGGCGCCGGCTTCAACCCGATCTAG
- a CDS encoding serine hydrolase domain-containing protein, whose translation MLVDPKFVRLADHFFGMFTQPTRGGGALAIYLDGRPVVDIWAGWAARDRRWSGDNVALTFSTGKGVATTVVHRLAERGLIDYSTPVAAYWPEFGAHGKEDITVRDVLSHHAGLHRVRGLVPGREGILDYDAVVRALAESPADPRRIRSSGYHAITFGWLVAEIVQRVTGDPFTEVLRREIAEPLGYDEFWFRVPESERYRIAKIFPHLSPPGIRWNTASSVLSWVRPIRGLAEAGMPESFDELVRDPRVHDAVMPGWNGVFSARALARMYGALANGGRVEALDPVRGGLGIGAVQLLKPETIEIINQTQRSESRDYVLGLPLKFTLGYHRPVLMSKQQPGRAFGHYGLGGSGAYADPELGMSIAFVTNRLGNMVTALGDARLARIAAMTANTVRKVKSMGPVEPGAR comes from the coding sequence ATGCTCGTCGATCCGAAATTCGTCCGGCTCGCCGACCATTTCTTCGGCATGTTCACCCAGCCGACCCGCGGTGGCGGGGCGCTCGCGATCTACCTGGACGGTCGACCCGTCGTCGATATCTGGGCGGGTTGGGCGGCCAGGGATCGGCGCTGGAGCGGTGACAATGTGGCGCTCACCTTCTCCACCGGCAAGGGTGTCGCCACCACCGTGGTGCACCGGCTCGCCGAGCGGGGCCTGATCGACTACAGCACTCCGGTAGCGGCGTATTGGCCGGAGTTCGGCGCACACGGCAAGGAAGACATCACGGTGCGCGACGTACTCTCGCACCACGCCGGGCTGCATCGCGTCCGCGGCCTGGTGCCCGGCCGCGAGGGCATCCTCGATTACGACGCCGTGGTGCGCGCGCTGGCCGAGAGTCCGGCCGATCCGCGCCGGATCCGCAGCTCCGGATATCACGCCATCACCTTCGGCTGGCTGGTGGCCGAGATCGTGCAGCGGGTCACCGGGGATCCGTTCACCGAGGTGCTGCGTCGCGAGATCGCCGAGCCGCTCGGCTATGACGAATTCTGGTTCCGGGTACCGGAATCCGAGCGCTACCGGATCGCCAAGATCTTTCCGCATCTGAGCCCGCCCGGAATCCGTTGGAACACCGCGTCATCGGTGCTGTCCTGGGTGCGGCCGATCCGCGGACTCGCCGAGGCGGGCATGCCGGAGAGCTTCGACGAACTGGTCCGCGACCCGCGCGTGCACGATGCGGTGATGCCGGGCTGGAACGGCGTCTTCTCGGCGCGCGCACTGGCCAGAATGTATGGGGCGCTGGCCAACGGCGGTCGGGTCGAGGCGCTCGATCCCGTACGCGGCGGGCTCGGCATCGGGGCCGTGCAGTTACTGAAACCCGAGACGATCGAGATCATCAATCAGACGCAGCGCTCCGAAAGCCGCGACTACGTGCTCGGACTGCCGCTGAAATTCACGCTCGGCTATCACCGCCCGGTGTTGATGTCCAAGCAGCAGCCGGGAAGAGCCTTCGGGCACTACGGACTCGGCGGTTCGGGGGCCTACGCCGATCCCGAGCTCGGTATGTCGATTGCCTTCGTCACCAACCGTCTCGGCAATATGGTGACCGCGCTCGGGGATGCCCGCCTCGCCCGCATTGCGGCGATGACGGCCAATACGGTGCGGAAGGTGAAGTCGATGGGACCGGTCGAACCAGGCGCCCGGTGA
- a CDS encoding carbohydrate ABC transporter permease, which yields MVCVLIIVGVPLFWIFITSFKARPDIYTQPAVYWPHSWHPENYEEATTALPFWTFLRNSLIITGIISLVKFVLGVFSAYGLVFLRFPGKTVVFLVIIAALMVPNQITVISNYALIAQLGWRNTFQGIIIPLCGVAFGTFLMRNHFLSLPSEVIEAARMDGANWWRLLTRVVLPMSGPTMVAFAVVTLVNEWNEYLWPFLMADDTKVATLPVGLTLLQNTENPSVTNWGPVMAGTLLTMLPILLVFLLLQRHMIKGLTSGAVKG from the coding sequence ATGGTGTGCGTGCTGATCATCGTCGGCGTGCCGCTGTTCTGGATCTTCATCACCTCGTTCAAGGCGCGCCCGGATATCTACACTCAGCCCGCGGTGTACTGGCCGCACAGTTGGCATCCGGAGAACTACGAGGAGGCCACCACCGCACTGCCGTTCTGGACGTTCCTGCGCAATTCGCTGATCATCACCGGGATCATCTCGCTGGTGAAGTTCGTGCTCGGCGTCTTCAGCGCGTACGGCCTGGTGTTCCTGCGGTTTCCGGGCAAGACCGTGGTGTTCCTGGTGATCATCGCGGCGCTGATGGTGCCCAACCAGATCACGGTGATCTCCAACTATGCGCTGATCGCGCAGCTGGGCTGGCGAAATACCTTCCAGGGCATCATCATTCCGCTCTGCGGCGTGGCCTTCGGCACCTTCCTGATGCGCAACCACTTCCTCTCGCTGCCCTCGGAGGTGATCGAGGCGGCGCGCATGGACGGCGCCAACTGGTGGCGGTTGCTCACCCGGGTCGTGCTGCCGATGTCGGGGCCGACGATGGTCGCCTTCGCGGTGGTCACGCTGGTCAACGAATGGAACGAATATCTCTGGCCGTTCTTGATGGCCGACGACACCAAGGTCGCCACGCTGCCGGTCGGCCTCACCCTGTTGCAGAACACCGAGAATCCGAGCGTTACCAACTGGGGGCCGGTGATGGCGGGCACACTGCTGACCATGCTGCCGATTCTGCTCGTGTTCCTGCTGCTGCAGCGCCACATGATCAAAGGCCTCACCTCAGGTGCGGTCAAGGGTTAA
- a CDS encoding MFS transporter — MSVTELPRLSSATGRWILLATILGSSVASLDATVVNIALPRIGESLDTDVAGLQWTLNGYTLTLASFILLGGSLGDHLGRRKVFVWGVIGFALASVLCGAAVNIEMLIVARVLQGVAGALLTPGSLALISSSIDQRDQGAAIGLWSGFGGVAGALGPFLGGWLIELAGWQSIFFINVPLALVVVVVALKHVPESRDPNATARLDVPGAVVVALALGALTFGLIDSMPLLVVAGLLLLTLFVVIELRSDHPLVPPSLFASRVFTAANLVTLAVYAALGGVFFLLVLQLQLVAKYSPLMSGVATVPVTLVMLVFSAPAGRWAQVHGARIPMTVGPLLAAGGLVLLLRIGPDTTYLTDVLPGVLVFGLGLSALVAPLTGAVLGAVPSSEAGIASGVNNAVARTAQLLAVAALPGLAGISGSLSDPVEFDRGFGVAIWICVGLLVAGALLAAVLLRAPRHAPTLDNVDCMPQFGVAGPALAPLGKKE, encoded by the coding sequence GTGAGCGTTACTGAACTACCCCGGCTGAGTTCAGCCACCGGCCGCTGGATCCTGCTGGCCACCATCCTCGGCTCGTCGGTGGCCTCACTGGACGCCACCGTCGTCAATATCGCGCTGCCGCGCATCGGTGAATCCCTGGACACCGATGTCGCGGGGCTGCAGTGGACACTCAACGGCTACACGCTGACCCTGGCCTCGTTCATCCTGCTCGGCGGCTCGCTCGGCGACCATCTCGGTCGGCGCAAGGTCTTCGTCTGGGGTGTCATCGGTTTCGCGCTGGCCTCGGTGCTCTGCGGCGCCGCGGTGAATATCGAGATGCTGATCGTGGCCCGGGTGCTGCAGGGCGTGGCGGGCGCGCTGCTCACCCCGGGCAGTTTGGCCCTGATCTCCTCGTCCATCGATCAACGTGATCAGGGCGCGGCGATCGGGCTGTGGTCCGGCTTCGGCGGTGTCGCCGGTGCGCTCGGGCCGTTCCTCGGCGGCTGGCTGATCGAGCTGGCGGGCTGGCAGTCCATCTTCTTCATCAATGTGCCGCTCGCACTGGTTGTCGTCGTCGTCGCGCTGAAGCATGTGCCGGAGAGCCGCGATCCGAATGCCACGGCGCGACTGGATGTTCCCGGCGCGGTGGTGGTCGCGCTGGCCTTGGGCGCGTTGACCTTCGGCCTGATCGACTCGATGCCGCTGCTGGTGGTCGCGGGTCTGCTGCTGCTCACGCTCTTCGTGGTGATCGAACTGCGCAGTGATCATCCGCTGGTGCCGCCGTCGCTGTTCGCCTCGCGCGTCTTCACCGCCGCGAACCTGGTCACCCTCGCGGTCTATGCCGCGCTCGGTGGCGTCTTCTTCCTCCTGGTCCTGCAACTGCAGTTGGTGGCGAAGTACTCGCCACTGATGTCGGGGGTGGCCACCGTCCCGGTCACGCTGGTCATGCTGGTGTTCTCCGCGCCGGCCGGCCGCTGGGCGCAGGTGCACGGTGCGCGCATTCCGATGACGGTCGGTCCGCTGCTGGCCGCTGGCGGCCTGGTGTTGTTGCTGCGCATCGGACCCGACACCACCTACCTGACCGATGTGCTGCCCGGCGTGCTGGTGTTCGGACTCGGCTTGTCGGCGCTGGTCGCCCCGCTCACCGGTGCGGTGCTCGGCGCGGTGCCCTCGAGTGAGGCCGGTATCGCCTCCGGGGTGAACAATGCCGTCGCCAGGACCGCCCAGCTGCTGGCCGTCGCCGCGCTGCCCGGTCTGGCCGGGATTTCCGGATCACTCAGTGACCCGGTCGAATTCGATCGTGGCTTCGGCGTCGCGATATGGATCTGCGTCGGCCTGCTGGTGGCCGGTGCACTGCTGGCCGCCGTGCTGCTGCGCGCGCCGCGGCACGCACCGACATTGGACAATGTCGACTGCATGCCGCAGTTCGGGGTCGCCGGTCCGGCGCTGGCACCGCTCGGTAAAAAAGAATGA